From the Leptolyngbya sp. O-77 genome, one window contains:
- a CDS encoding DUF4331 family protein, whose amino-acid sequence MKIARVANVNNAPVPQPDLTLRFTFSPPNKGNRQVVTLTTIDGNRQSSTNTTTSGGRIFTTAITDAAPRLNTVRVRGVNLTLFAGLREDPFFFDVEAYFRVRAAVAGFGPAAGFRSPDTAIDFTKGYNVNTIVVRVPQQVLAGGSNVNTFDLWGTINIRDPRTGQFTQVEQIARPGINELLTTSSQSIYETYNRTQPARFNSSNSTVIRDNITAVLKLVGNNDTRANALVRALLPDVMRIDTTVPSGYGNKFNALGSPAAGRRLLDDVVDASLNIVTNGAITTDNVSYDGTPGNPAQGHQPLATAFPYLAPPN is encoded by the coding sequence ATCAAGATTGCGCGGGTTGCCAACGTCAACAACGCCCCCGTGCCTCAGCCCGATCTGACGCTGCGGTTCACCTTCTCGCCGCCCAACAAAGGCAATCGCCAAGTCGTTACCCTGACCACTATTGACGGCAACAGACAAAGCAGCACCAACACCACTACCAGCGGCGGCCGCATTTTCACGACGGCCATCACCGATGCCGCGCCGCGGCTCAACACCGTGCGGGTACGGGGTGTGAATCTCACCCTTTTTGCAGGGCTGCGCGAAGATCCCTTCTTCTTTGACGTGGAGGCTTATTTCCGCGTGCGGGCGGCGGTTGCAGGTTTCGGCCCGGCGGCGGGCTTCCGTTCACCCGACACCGCCATCGACTTCACCAAGGGGTACAACGTCAACACCATCGTCGTCCGGGTGCCGCAGCAGGTCTTGGCGGGCGGCAGTAATGTCAATACCTTTGACCTATGGGGCACGATCAACATTCGCGACCCGCGCACAGGCCAATTTACCCAGGTGGAGCAGATCGCTCGACCGGGGATTAATGAACTGCTGACCACCAGTTCGCAAAGCATCTACGAAACCTATAATCGGACGCAGCCCGCTCGGTTTAACTCATCCAACAGCACCGTGATTCGAGACAACATCACAGCCGTCTTGAAACTGGTGGGCAACAACGACACGCGGGCGAACGCGCTGGTGCGGGCGCTGCTGCCAGACGTAATGCGGATCGACACCACCGTCCCCAGTGGCTATGGCAACAAGTTCAATGCGCTGGGTTCCCCAGCAGCAGGCCGGCGGCTGCTGGATGACGTAGTGGATGCGTCGCTAAATATCGTCACCAACGGAGCCATTACCACCGACAACGTTTCCTACGACGGCACACCCGGCAATCCGGCGCAGGGGCATCAACCGCTGGCGACCGCTTTCCCCTATTTAGCGCCACCCAATTAG
- a CDS encoding phosphoribulokinase gives MSHRPIILGIVGDSAAGKTTLTRGIAQVLGENDVTVICTDDYHRYDRKQRSELGISALHPDCNYLDIIQQHLSLLRTGQPILKPIYNHSSGTFDPPEYIKPKRFVIVEGLLGYATRGMRDSYDVKVYLAPPEDLRHTWKINRDTRKRGYTREQVIKQIQQRESDSEAFIRPQRQWADVVVSFYPPSDNLTQDELLLAVRLVLRPTIPHPDFSSIIGDGEHAGGAVRLGLDRDMGKPVDVMEIDAHATAEQVRELERSLCQEVPYLGQFCSLEGNPGIGKLIGTTGETLQSYPLAITQLLITYHMLKAANVSANVA, from the coding sequence ATGTCCCACCGACCCATCATTCTTGGCATTGTTGGCGATAGTGCCGCGGGAAAGACGACGTTGACTCGTGGCATCGCACAGGTGCTCGGTGAAAACGATGTGACCGTTATCTGCACCGACGACTATCACCGCTACGACCGCAAACAGCGGTCTGAGTTGGGAATCTCTGCCCTGCATCCCGACTGCAATTATCTCGACATCATTCAGCAGCACCTCTCGCTGTTGCGAACGGGGCAGCCGATTTTGAAGCCGATTTACAACCACAGCAGCGGCACCTTCGACCCGCCAGAGTATATCAAACCCAAGCGATTTGTAATTGTAGAAGGGCTGCTGGGCTATGCCACGCGAGGAATGCGCGACAGCTACGATGTCAAAGTTTATTTGGCTCCGCCGGAAGACCTGCGCCACACTTGGAAGATAAACCGCGATACCCGCAAGCGTGGCTATACTCGTGAGCAAGTGATCAAGCAAATCCAGCAGCGCGAGTCGGACTCAGAAGCCTTTATTCGCCCGCAGCGGCAGTGGGCCGATGTGGTGGTGAGCTTCTATCCGCCCAGCGACAACCTGACGCAGGATGAACTGCTGCTGGCGGTGCGGCTGGTGCTGCGTCCCACGATTCCCCATCCAGATTTCAGCAGCATTATTGGCGATGGAGAACACGCAGGCGGTGCGGTGCGACTGGGGCTAGATCGCGACATGGGCAAACCCGTAGACGTGATGGAAATCGATGCCCACGCCACGGCGGAGCAGGTGCGTGAACTGGAGCGCAGTCTGTGCCAGGAAGTACCCTATTTGGGTCAGTTTTGCAGCCTGGAGGGCAATCCTGGAATTGGCAAGCTGATTGGCACGACCGGAGAGACGCTGCAAAGCTATCCACTTGCGATTACTCAACTGCTGATTACTTATCACATGCTGAAGGCCGCGAACGTTTCTGCGAACGTTGCCTAG
- a CDS encoding inorganic phosphate transporter: MIWIVIASGLSLYVAWNLGANDVANSMGTSVGSGAVSLRQALAIAGVLEFFGAVLFGRRVVGTLASGVVNPNQFTDTPQVLLLGMVSVLMTCGLWLNLATRLGLPVASSHAVVGAIAGFGWAASGLHSVNGSLLGQISLTWLVTPLVSGAIAAGFYTVLRRGVLQSPQPLQQIYEWLPWLSLGLVSGFGLIVLPVLQPVISAQISGQISAQIHLPPHTLALIIGAIATLGISAIAARPVALPDSPNPTGEDREATAAKLANPIEQIMARFQLVSACFVAFAHGSNDVGNAIAPLATIVYLTQPAGDETALPLWILVLGALGIVGGLAVWGGRVITTIGEGILALQPSSGLCAELATAATVLIASRVGLPVSTSHALVGAVVGVGLSQRSSPIHWSMVRQISLAWVGTIPLCGGLAAAIFWGLICLTH, translated from the coding sequence GTGATTTGGATTGTGATTGCCAGTGGATTGTCCCTGTACGTTGCCTGGAACCTAGGCGCGAACGATGTGGCGAATTCGATGGGCACGTCCGTTGGCTCGGGTGCGGTATCGCTGCGGCAGGCATTGGCGATCGCCGGAGTGCTGGAGTTTTTTGGGGCGGTGCTGTTTGGGCGGCGAGTGGTGGGCACGTTGGCCAGCGGCGTAGTCAATCCAAATCAGTTCACCGATACGCCTCAAGTTTTGCTATTGGGCATGGTGTCGGTGCTGATGACTTGCGGGCTATGGCTTAATCTGGCCACGCGGCTGGGGCTGCCCGTCGCGTCGTCTCATGCGGTCGTAGGGGCGATCGCCGGGTTTGGCTGGGCGGCTTCCGGTCTGCATTCCGTAAACGGATCGCTGCTGGGTCAAATTTCCCTCACTTGGCTGGTCACGCCGCTGGTAAGTGGGGCGATCGCCGCTGGGTTTTATACCGTTCTGCGGCGCGGCGTGTTGCAGTCTCCGCAGCCACTCCAGCAGATTTATGAATGGCTACCCTGGCTGAGTTTGGGGCTGGTCAGCGGGTTTGGGCTGATTGTGCTGCCTGTGCTGCAACCCGTCATTTCAGCCCAAATTTCAGGCCAAATTTCAGCCCAGATTCATCTGCCGCCCCACACACTGGCGCTAATCATCGGGGCGATCGCTACGCTGGGCATTAGCGCGATCGCCGCTCGCCCTGTGGCGCTGCCCGATTCGCCGAATCCAACAGGAGAAGATAGGGAGGCGACTGCCGCCAAGCTTGCCAATCCCATTGAGCAGATTATGGCGCGATTTCAGTTGGTCAGCGCTTGCTTTGTCGCCTTTGCCCACGGCTCAAACGATGTCGGCAATGCGATCGCGCCTTTGGCGACGATTGTCTATCTGACCCAGCCTGCTGGAGATGAAACGGCCCTGCCGCTGTGGATTTTAGTCCTAGGGGCGCTGGGCATTGTGGGCGGGCTGGCGGTGTGGGGCGGCCGCGTCATCACCACCATCGGCGAAGGTATTCTCGCGCTACAACCCAGCAGCGGCCTCTGTGCAGAACTGGCTACTGCCGCGACGGTGCTGATCGCTTCGCGGGTGGGACTGCCCGTGTCTACGTCCCACGCGCTGGTCGGCGCAGTTGTGGGGGTTGGTCTCTCTCAACGCAGCAGCCCGATTCACTGGAGCATGGTGCGTCAGATCAGTCTGGCGTGGGTGGGCACGATTCCGCTTTGTGGCGGACTGGCCGCTGCAATTTTTTGGGGGCTAATCTGCCTAACGCATTGA
- a CDS encoding tetratricopeptide repeat protein, which yields MNTLNSLRSGGRGWLLAVVGLSATSAVLWLTQAGGPALNRLGDRPSRHLDAPYRYPFSVSTSGGATARLEQEIAHFQERVRQMPAQSVAQGLEQSALALGYLKMARLTGQSHWYLLADQTAQEALRSMPNHPEAIAVLARVAEAQHDFDQALVLAAQLDGSEEALSVQAAVHLARGNLKAAAEAGDRLVDQTLSPAAFAQQALVRAAQGNDEGALQSFQYALEVEEAGDLSSAARTRTLLGRFYYERGQLDLARDLYHEALRILPSYLPARLNLAQLALRQGRYGLAAQYYHQVEDMGSAATVYEPLVQRGQARLKHLQNQPAQAAIHWANAELQLRQTLAETSAGSSTFGFGHRRDLARLLLERGHPEDTAEALALMKAEVKQRRDADTLDTYAWALAQMGRWQEAREVVQAAIALGTRDAALCDRAAQIEKALDNPAQAAAHRQQMLEIDPQFDQNARHAVGLGIGLGG from the coding sequence ATGAACACATTGAATAGTTTGAGATCCGGCGGGCGGGGATGGCTGCTGGCGGTGGTGGGATTGTCGGCCACCAGTGCTGTGCTGTGGCTCACGCAGGCAGGCGGGCCGGCGCTCAATCGACTGGGCGATCGCCCTTCTCGCCATCTCGATGCCCCCTACCGCTACCCGTTTTCCGTCAGCACGTCCGGTGGCGCAACGGCGCGACTAGAGCAGGAAATTGCCCATTTTCAGGAGCGCGTCCGGCAGATGCCTGCCCAGAGCGTGGCGCAAGGACTGGAGCAGTCGGCGCTGGCGCTTGGCTATTTAAAGATGGCGCGGCTGACGGGGCAAAGCCACTGGTATCTGCTGGCAGACCAGACGGCGCAGGAGGCGCTCAGGTCAATGCCAAACCATCCAGAGGCGATCGCCGTCTTAGCACGGGTTGCCGAGGCGCAGCACGACTTTGACCAGGCGCTGGTCTTGGCAGCACAACTGGACGGATCAGAAGAGGCGCTGAGCGTCCAGGCAGCAGTGCATCTGGCAAGAGGCAACCTGAAGGCGGCGGCTGAGGCGGGCGATCGCCTGGTCGATCAAACCCTGAGTCCGGCTGCCTTTGCCCAACAAGCGCTGGTGCGGGCAGCACAGGGCAACGATGAGGGCGCATTGCAAAGTTTCCAATATGCTCTGGAAGTTGAAGAAGCAGGCGACCTCAGCAGTGCGGCCCGCACGCGCACGCTGCTCGGCCGGTTCTATTACGAACGGGGACAGCTCGATTTGGCGCGGGATCTATATCATGAGGCGCTGCGAATTTTGCCGAGTTACCTGCCTGCCCGCCTGAACCTGGCCCAATTGGCGCTGCGGCAGGGGCGCTATGGGCTGGCGGCACAATACTATCACCAAGTCGAGGACATGGGCAGCGCCGCAACAGTTTACGAACCGCTGGTGCAGCGGGGACAGGCCCGACTGAAGCACCTGCAAAACCAGCCCGCCCAGGCAGCAATCCACTGGGCAAACGCCGAACTGCAACTACGGCAAACGCTGGCAGAGACATCGGCGGGTTCTAGCACCTTTGGCTTTGGGCATCGGCGCGACCTGGCGCGATTGCTGCTGGAGCGGGGCCACCCAGAAGACACCGCCGAGGCGCTGGCACTGATGAAAGCGGAGGTCAAGCAGCGGCGCGACGCAGACACGCTCGATACCTACGCCTGGGCGCTGGCACAGATGGGGCGCTGGCAGGAGGCTAGGGAGGTAGTTCAAGCGGCGATCGCCCTCGGCACTCGTGATGCAGCACTGTGCGATCGCGCCGCCCAAATTGAGAAAGCCCTGGACAACCCAGCGCAGGCCGCCGCCCATCGCCAGCAAATGCTTGAGATCGATCCCCAATTTGATCAAAACGCACGTCATGCTGTTGGTCTAGGCATAGGCTTGGGCGGCTAG